In the Sphingomonas sp. LM7 genome, one interval contains:
- a CDS encoding very short patch repair endonuclease: MRPPAASDEETRRRMRRVRQRDTKPERALRRWMWRAGHRYVTHSANLPGSPDLSNTRRKWAVFVHGCFWHGHEGCRKSRLPKRNTEFWANKIAGNVARDERKERSLRDLGFDVYVVWECNLGELATTSEQSQLSFPLPPLPRPDR; the protein is encoded by the coding sequence TTGCGACCGCCCGCCGCATCCGACGAGGAGACCAGGCGCAGGATGCGCCGCGTGCGCCAGCGGGACACGAAGCCGGAGCGTGCACTGAGGAGATGGATGTGGCGAGCAGGCCATAGGTACGTCACTCATTCGGCCAACCTTCCGGGAAGTCCGGATCTATCGAACACGCGACGTAAATGGGCGGTCTTCGTCCACGGGTGCTTTTGGCACGGACACGAAGGCTGCAGGAAGTCGCGCCTGCCAAAACGCAACACCGAGTTCTGGGCCAATAAAATTGCAGGTAATGTGGCGCGCGACGAACGGAAAGAACGATCGCTCAGAGATCTCGGCTTCGACGTCTACGTCGTGTGGGAATGCAATCTGGGCGAGCTCGCCACCACATCCGAGCAGAGCCAGCTCAGTTTTCCCCTTCCTCCACTTCCTCGTCCGGATCGATAA
- a CDS encoding DNA cytosine methyltransferase, whose protein sequence is MSKVGVFHDVTGLFGGIGGLELGLGRAGHRATMFCECDAEAVSVLRSRFADVPVALDVRETDALLETISPTSDLLTAGFPCTDFSQAGTTKGFDGGRSSLIIDTLRLLERRRFENVLLENVPNWRQLHKGAYMRWVVEALEAMGYRWAYRTIDARAFGLPQRRLRLFLFATLTGDPREALFHGNEAPDDRAFALHEAAHGFYWTEGKTGIGWGESCVPTLKGGSALSIPSPPAILMGDGQVITPEIRDCERLQGFPAGWTDLPERNADVGGGPFKQRRRWLLAGNAVNVEVAHWLGERLSARVAVDLDAGTELNAGAAWPAAAWFDGSKRRSVPLGTWPVARTSRPLADFLRFPGAPLSLRATNGFYKRIMASSLRFKPGFVHAIGAHLSRMERNASDVAPRELLSDAA, encoded by the coding sequence ATGTCGAAAGTAGGCGTTTTTCATGATGTCACGGGCCTTTTCGGGGGCATTGGTGGCCTTGAGCTCGGACTGGGCCGCGCAGGTCACCGTGCGACGATGTTCTGCGAGTGCGACGCCGAAGCGGTTTCTGTCCTACGGTCCAGGTTCGCGGACGTACCAGTGGCGCTCGACGTACGAGAGACCGATGCGCTGCTGGAAACGATCTCACCTACCTCAGATCTCCTGACTGCGGGATTTCCCTGCACCGATTTCAGCCAAGCGGGCACGACGAAAGGATTCGACGGCGGACGATCGAGCCTGATCATCGACACGTTGAGGCTACTAGAACGGCGCCGCTTCGAAAACGTGCTGCTGGAGAACGTACCCAACTGGCGGCAGCTGCACAAAGGCGCCTACATGCGATGGGTCGTCGAAGCACTGGAAGCTATGGGTTATCGCTGGGCCTATCGGACCATCGACGCACGCGCGTTCGGCCTTCCGCAGCGTCGATTGCGGCTCTTCCTTTTCGCCACGCTGACTGGAGATCCGCGCGAGGCCTTGTTCCATGGCAACGAAGCCCCCGACGACCGTGCATTTGCCCTTCACGAGGCAGCGCACGGTTTTTACTGGACCGAGGGTAAGACGGGCATTGGCTGGGGCGAGAGCTGCGTCCCCACCTTGAAAGGTGGGTCGGCGCTATCGATCCCATCGCCTCCAGCTATTCTGATGGGGGACGGACAGGTCATCACACCGGAAATTCGTGATTGTGAGCGCTTACAGGGGTTCCCTGCGGGTTGGACGGACCTTCCGGAGCGGAACGCGGACGTCGGCGGCGGCCCCTTCAAACAACGGCGTCGCTGGCTCCTCGCAGGCAATGCGGTCAACGTCGAAGTAGCCCACTGGCTAGGAGAACGCTTGTCAGCCAGGGTGGCGGTCGACCTCGATGCAGGCACCGAGCTTAACGCTGGCGCGGCATGGCCTGCCGCTGCTTGGTTCGACGGCAGCAAACGTAGGTCTGTCCCACTTGGGACTTGGCCGGTGGCGCGGACGTCGAGGCCACTTGCCGACTTCCTCCGATTCCCCGGCGCGCCACTCTCGCTGCGCGCCACAAATGGCTTCTACAAGCGGATCATGGCCAGCAGCCTTCGCTTCAAGCCCGGCTTCGTGCACGCGATTGGCGCGCATTTGAGTCGGATGGAGCGCAACGCGTCTGACGTAGCACCTCGCGAACTGCTCTCCGACGCCGCCTAG
- a CDS encoding ArdC family protein, which translates to MQVTHSRPAGGKRGKRAAGAARGRDSESSGRGAGAGDLARVNLYDEVTARIIAEMEAGRVPWVQPWGRADGASAGLPRNALTGRSYSGINVLILWGAVIGAGYPSQGWLTFRQALEAGGAVRQGERGTSVVYADRFVPEAEKARAVETGGDARTIPFLKRFTVFNVAQCDGLPANFSAEPVPLPEREIVPVAEAVIAASGVAFRIGGSEAFYSPSHDFVQVPPQPAFFDQINYYRTALHELTHATGHASRVGRTITGAFGSKDYAREELVAELGSAFLCASLGIEPTVRHADYLASWLAVLREDNRAIFRAASGASKAADWLLARYAEAQAGRAVA; encoded by the coding sequence ATGCAGGTCACTCACTCACGTCCCGCTGGTGGCAAGCGAGGGAAGCGCGCCGCTGGCGCCGCGCGCGGGCGCGATAGCGAATCGTCGGGACGCGGTGCGGGCGCGGGCGATCTGGCGCGGGTCAATCTCTATGACGAGGTGACCGCGCGGATCATCGCGGAGATGGAAGCCGGGCGGGTGCCGTGGGTCCAGCCTTGGGGTCGGGCCGATGGCGCGAGCGCTGGCTTGCCGCGCAACGCGCTGACCGGGCGCAGCTATTCGGGGATCAATGTTCTGATCCTGTGGGGCGCGGTCATCGGCGCGGGCTATCCCTCGCAAGGGTGGCTGACCTTCCGCCAAGCGTTGGAAGCTGGCGGTGCGGTTCGCCAGGGCGAGCGCGGGACCAGCGTCGTTTATGCCGACCGCTTTGTCCCGGAGGCGGAGAAGGCGCGGGCGGTCGAGACGGGCGGCGATGCCAGGACGATCCCGTTCCTCAAGCGCTTCACCGTCTTCAATGTCGCCCAGTGTGACGGGCTTCCGGCGAACTTCTCCGCCGAGCCTGTGCCACTGCCCGAGCGCGAGATCGTGCCCGTCGCCGAGGCTGTGATCGCGGCGAGCGGGGTCGCGTTCCGGATCGGAGGGAGCGAGGCTTTCTATTCCCCATCGCACGACTTCGTGCAGGTGCCACCGCAACCGGCTTTCTTCGACCAGATCAATTACTACCGCACGGCGCTGCATGAGCTGACCCACGCGACCGGCCATGCCTCGCGGGTCGGACGGACGATCACCGGCGCTTTCGGATCGAAGGATTACGCCCGCGAGGAACTGGTTGCCGAACTCGGCTCGGCCTTCCTATGCGCGAGCCTCGGGATCGAGCCGACCGTGCGCCATGCCGACTATCTCGCGTCGTGGCTCGCCGTGCTGCGCGAGGACAACCGCGCGATCTTCCGCGCCGCCAGTGGCGCCAGCAAGGCCGCCGACTGGCTGCTCGCCCGGTACGCCGAGGCGCAGGCCGGGAGGGCGGTCGCATGA
- a CDS encoding ParB N-terminal domain-containing protein gives MRLDFIALDKLSVSKSNMRHGRKVPDVSDLLPTVRKRGVLQTLLVRPNCAPDMFEIVAGSRRYHAARIIAEERGGVGEAETHDTMLPCAILDEGDDADAIEASMIENMARLDTDEVTRWETFTRLVRVGRTVEDIALAFGLPDLTIRRTLALGNLLPRIRAMYAKEQIDRTTVRHLTLASKSQQKAWLALADDDKAYCPTGHQLKAWLFGGHSIPARHALFDVEASGLAIIADLFGEDRYFADSEAFWTAQNAAIEERRAAFMEAGWADAVIVPPSQQFATWEHEKAAKRKGSRVYLDVRASGEVVIHEGYVSRKEAARAARGEEGEGASAKPVRSEVTATIQTYIDLHRHAAVRAALTGHPSVALRLMVAHAIGGSHLWRVYPEPQAAPNDAVRESVETCLGETLFDERRRAVLALLGFSLEEPTVTGGNGDDFGVVGIFRRLLGLEDSAVMEVIAIVMGETLASGSAAVDALGSQIGVDMARYWRADEAFLDLIRDKEVLVGMIAEVAGADAAKANAGEKTKAMKAIIADSLAGANGRTKVENWVPRWLAFPPAS, from the coding sequence ATGAGACTTGATTTTATAGCGCTCGACAAGCTGTCGGTCAGCAAGTCAAATATGCGCCATGGCAGGAAGGTGCCGGACGTGTCCGACCTCCTGCCCACCGTCCGCAAGCGCGGGGTTCTCCAGACCCTGCTGGTTCGCCCCAACTGCGCGCCGGACATGTTCGAGATCGTCGCCGGGAGCCGCCGCTACCATGCCGCGCGGATCATCGCGGAGGAACGCGGCGGAGTTGGCGAGGCCGAGACGCACGACACGATGCTGCCATGCGCGATCCTCGACGAAGGGGACGACGCCGACGCCATCGAGGCGTCGATGATCGAGAACATGGCGAGGCTCGACACCGACGAAGTGACCCGGTGGGAAACCTTCACCCGGCTGGTCCGCGTGGGGCGCACGGTCGAGGACATCGCGCTGGCCTTCGGGCTTCCCGATCTGACCATCCGCCGCACGCTCGCGCTCGGCAACCTGCTCCCGCGCATCCGCGCGATGTACGCCAAGGAGCAGATCGACCGGACGACCGTCCGCCACCTGACCCTCGCCAGCAAGAGCCAGCAGAAGGCGTGGCTGGCGCTTGCCGACGACGACAAGGCCTATTGCCCGACCGGCCACCAGTTGAAGGCGTGGCTGTTCGGCGGCCATTCGATCCCGGCCCGCCACGCGCTGTTCGACGTCGAGGCGAGCGGGCTTGCGATCATCGCCGACCTGTTCGGCGAGGACCGCTATTTCGCGGACAGCGAAGCGTTCTGGACCGCGCAGAATGCGGCGATCGAGGAACGCCGTGCCGCTTTTATGGAGGCGGGCTGGGCCGACGCGGTGATCGTCCCGCCGTCGCAGCAGTTCGCGACCTGGGAGCATGAGAAGGCAGCGAAGCGCAAAGGCAGTCGCGTCTATCTGGACGTGCGGGCATCCGGCGAGGTCGTGATCCACGAGGGCTATGTCAGCCGCAAGGAGGCGGCGCGCGCCGCGCGGGGCGAGGAGGGAGAAGGCGCGAGCGCCAAGCCCGTGCGGTCCGAGGTCACCGCGACGATACAGACCTATATCGACCTGCATCGCCACGCCGCCGTGCGCGCGGCGCTGACCGGTCATCCCTCGGTCGCGCTTCGCCTGATGGTCGCCCATGCCATTGGCGGCTCGCATCTGTGGCGCGTTTATCCCGAGCCGCAAGCCGCCCCGAACGACGCGGTGCGCGAAAGCGTCGAGACGTGCCTCGGCGAAACCCTGTTCGACGAGCGTCGCCGCGCCGTGCTGGCGCTGCTCGGCTTCTCTCTTGAGGAGCCGACCGTCACCGGCGGCAATGGCGACGACTTCGGGGTCGTCGGCATTTTCCGGCGGCTGCTCGGCCTCGAAGATTCGGCGGTCATGGAGGTCATTGCCATCGTCATGGGCGAGACTCTCGCCAGCGGCAGCGCCGCAGTTGATGCGCTCGGGTCGCAGATCGGCGTGGATATGGCGCGGTATTGGCGCGCCGACGAAGCATTCCTCGACCTGATCCGCGACAAGGAAGTCCTTGTCGGCATGATCGCCGAGGTCGCGGGCGCGGATGCCGCCAAGGCCAACGCGGGTGAGAAGACCAAGGCGATGAAGGCGATCATCGCCGACAGCCTTGCCGGGGCCAATGGCCGGACCAAGGTCGAGAACTGGGTGCCGCGCTGGCTGGCGTTTCCGCCGGCCAGCTAA
- a CDS encoding sigma factor-like helix-turn-helix DNA-binding protein, which translates to MPDRISRKKMRSLRRAHETMPGPARAVFDRHRFRNLAYGEIAGELGIDIAEVERRMAQAMLHLMRNTDEARPGGLERIGAWLRAAFGRVWRG; encoded by the coding sequence ATGCCCGATAGGATTTCTAGAAAGAAGATGCGCAGCCTACGCCGTGCGCATGAGACGATGCCCGGACCGGCGCGCGCGGTGTTCGACAGGCACCGGTTCCGAAACCTGGCCTATGGCGAAATCGCTGGCGAACTCGGCATCGACATCGCCGAGGTCGAGCGCCGCATGGCCCAGGCCATGTTGCACTTGATGCGGAACACCGATGAGGCCCGTCCCGGCGGATTGGAGCGAATTGGGGCTTGGCTTCGCGCCGCTTTCGGACGAGTCTGGCGCGGATGA
- a CDS encoding HEPN domain-containing protein: MKHELDHLPEGKRRELALVVELIREGFARAIKFRSQPRFRHGKLLKIILFGSYARGDWVEDPVGRYFSDYDLLVVVDHEDLTDVPEFWLKTEDRLLEVLAEGTNLRTPVSLVYHSLDDVNEKLRLGRYFFMDILRDGVVLFEEEGHPFAEPQPLSAAEALSETRSFFEQWFESAGEFVQGAEFHVSRGHLNLAAFNYHQATERLYQCLFLVRTLYTPKTHNLNRLRSLAEDMEPRLKQVWPSATKEERQAYARLREAYIKARYSREYRITAEQLGWLGERVALLKLVVEVACVERLTTLSEAA; the protein is encoded by the coding sequence ATGAAGCACGAGCTGGATCATTTGCCCGAAGGCAAGCGCCGCGAGCTGGCGCTTGTGGTTGAGCTGATCCGCGAGGGGTTCGCGCGCGCTATCAAGTTCCGCAGCCAGCCGCGCTTCCGCCACGGCAAGCTGCTCAAGATCATCCTGTTCGGCAGCTACGCGCGGGGCGACTGGGTCGAGGATCCCGTGGGGCGCTATTTCTCCGACTATGATCTGCTGGTCGTTGTTGATCATGAAGACCTGACCGACGTGCCCGAGTTCTGGCTTAAGACCGAGGACCGATTGCTCGAGGTTCTCGCCGAAGGCACGAACCTCCGGACCCCGGTCAGTCTCGTCTATCACAGCCTCGACGACGTGAACGAGAAGCTGCGGCTGGGCCGCTACTTCTTCATGGATATCCTGCGTGACGGCGTTGTGCTGTTCGAGGAGGAGGGGCACCCGTTTGCCGAGCCGCAGCCGCTTTCAGCCGCAGAGGCGCTTTCGGAGACGCGCAGCTTTTTCGAGCAGTGGTTCGAAAGTGCCGGTGAGTTCGTACAGGGAGCGGAATTCCACGTCTCACGCGGCCACTTGAATCTGGCGGCTTTCAACTATCACCAAGCCACCGAGCGGCTCTACCAATGCCTGTTCCTGGTGCGCACGCTCTACACGCCCAAGACGCACAATCTGAACCGGCTTCGCTCGCTCGCCGAAGACATGGAGCCTCGCCTCAAGCAGGTCTGGCCGTCCGCCACCAAGGAGGAGCGACAGGCCTATGCCCGGCTGCGCGAGGCCTACATCAAGGCCCGCTATTCGCGCGAATACCGCATCACCGCCGAGCAGTTGGGCTGGCTGGGCGAGCGTGTTGCGTTGCTCAAATTGGTCGTCGAAGTGGCGTGTGTCGAGCGTCTGACCACCTTGTCGGAAGCCGCCTAA
- a CDS encoding DUF736 family protein, whose product MAAIGYVTKGSDGSFKGSLKTLSIRADIEIVANDNKTSDSQPDYRVTSDGVEIGAGWNRRSQSSGQDYVSLSLAAPEFGPRRLYANLGRAAGEAEDRFAVIWNPAD is encoded by the coding sequence ATGGCTGCAATCGGATACGTGACCAAGGGCTCGGACGGCTCGTTCAAGGGCTCGCTCAAGACCCTCAGCATCCGCGCCGACATCGAGATCGTCGCGAACGACAACAAGACCAGCGACAGCCAGCCCGACTACCGGGTGACCTCGGACGGCGTCGAGATCGGTGCGGGCTGGAACCGTCGTTCGCAGAGCTCGGGCCAGGACTATGTGTCGCTCAGCCTCGCGGCGCCGGAGTTCGGACCCCGCCGGCTCTACGCCAATCTCGGCCGCGCCGCTGGCGAAGCCGAGGACCGGTTCGCGGTCATCTGGAACCCCGCCGACTAG